The following are from one region of the Dermacentor albipictus isolate Rhodes 1998 colony chromosome 5, USDA_Dalb.pri_finalv2, whole genome shotgun sequence genome:
- the LOC135909522 gene encoding uncharacterized protein, with protein sequence MEGTDDLLYNGVAELAGLHLAADLLAEHLPQKPVAVVCDSKPALQTLVNPRRAGLKVVLLLAKLTALATAGIRISFQWLPSHVGVAGNEEADTTPKLPIMM encoded by the exons atggagggcacagatgacttgctctacaaCG GAGTGGCTGAGCTCGCGGGGCTGCACCTGGCTGCCGACCTCCTTGCTGAGCACCTTCCCCAGAAGCCGGTGGCGGTGGTGTGCGACTCCAAGCCAGCGCTCCAGACCCTCGTCAACCCTCGGCGGGCAGGACTTAAAGTGGTGCTGCTGCTTGCCAAGTTAACGGCTCTAGCCACCGCCGGAATCCGAATATCCTTCCAATGGCTGCCCTCACATGTCGGGGTAGCTGGTAACGAGGAGGCAGATACTACGCCAAAGCTGCCGATCATGATGTAG